GGGTCCGGTCACGtttggtgttgtgttgtgtgcgCGTGCAGCACCTGGTTGGTACCGGGACGCGCGTGCATTGTGCGTCTGTCCCCGCGACggcttcattgtgtccacagcAAACACAAGCCTCATTTATAACACGACGCGCTGCATTGACGGGCGGTAGGGACGCAAATGGCTCTCTTCCCACGGCCACGGCCCCGCGTTGCAGCTTTCCACCAGTCCGCAGACACGCGGTGCGCGCGCACCCAGCCCGACGCTGCGCGAAAGGGCCGTTTTAACAAAGTGAGCCCTCTCTCTGAATGGACTGAATGGATGTGTCCTTATGAGGGGGCCGGTGGGCAGTCCCCTCTTCGGTGTACCAGGGAGCGTTAACACGTCGCGTGAGGTGTCAGGGAGGCGCGCGCTCTCCGAGGCCCACCACTGTGCCTTTATTTGTCAACCAGTCCTCCCACTTCTGGCTGGCACAAGTGGCCCATCGACCACTCTGCTGGTGCACGTATTTATGGCAGCGGAGCTGCCCACTTACCGCTGAATAAATGACCGGGCTGAGGGCTCTTCTGCGGGTCACCAGGCGGACCGCTTCCACGGGCCCCTCCGCCGCTGACATCGACCTGCTAACGGGCTTTCCTCCACATCCGGCGCCCGGTCATGTagcagtaaaataaatacacaaatagtTTCATCAATTAGATAAATCaattacatgttgttgttttgttttttaatttaatttaatttgaattaacAATTAGAAATAAGTACatgttcaaatataaaatacatacttacatacaataataacaatagtaacaacaataatgacaataatgataacaacaacaatcataTAATAATGACGATGGcgtaataataattataaaatcaTTCTTTTAAAAGCACAGAGCCATAAAGAGTTTTGAGCCACCTCGTCTtctataataacaataactgtaacatgaatgtttgttttctgttatcAGAGAAAAACTCGTTATGAAACATGTTGCTTTAGCTTCCACCAGCCTGTTTGAAACTAACATCTTAATTCGGGCACATTCTTGGACGTCACGATGACTCGTTTTAATCTCACATTTTAATCTAAAGTTGCAGTAATTGTGCACAGAACGAGTTCCTACTATAGTGTCACTATTCAGGGCCGAGAGCCGGTGTAAAGCGCATCGAGTGACCAGTCTCTTCCCTCCGGGGGAGCCATTCATCTCAACCTGTCGGAGGAAGCATGTTGTGCTGCGGTGGCAGAACAGAAGGGGACCCCAAAAGGACCGACGTGTAAACAGCAGAGCGGCCGGTGTCAGCGGAGTTGAGATGTTACTTCAACCCCCCGGGACGGCGGGGCGTCAGGGGGCGTGGCGTTCCGGGGGAGGCTTACCTCGAGGTGCGCCTCGCGGACAGAGCCGTGATTGGTTGGCACTCCCGGCAAGCGGCACGCGACTATGGATGTCGCTATAAAGAATCCTCGCGTGCCGGTCCTTGAACTAAAACTAACTGTTGACCGCGAGCAGCGAACGCAGAGGCGATCAAACGAACACCGCGTCATTGTTTACCGCGACCACGGGACAGACAGGACAAAGATGGACAGCGTGCTGGACCCGTTCTCCGGACTCGACTCGTTCTCCTCCCCTGCTTATTTCGACGACGACGACTTCTTCACCGACCAGTCCTCCCGGGACAGACACTTGGACGCGGACGACTTCCTGGACGACGACGTCGACTTCCTCGCCAGCCACCTCCAAGACTACTACGGCAAAGACGTGGGCGGCCGGGCGGCGCCGCAGGATGAGGACTACGACATCGGcgacctgtccttctcctcctcgtcctccacgtTCTCGTACGGCTGCGCCGACAGCACCCCGGACCTGTCCCCGCGGATGGGCCACCACCACGGCGGGCCGCTGCTgaagcggcggcggcggatGAGGTCCGACACGGAGATGCAGCACCTGCGGCAGGCGGCCAACGTGCGGGAGCGGCGGAGGATGCAGTCCATCAACGACGCGTTCGAGGGGCTCCGCACCCACATCCCGACCCTGCCCTACGAGAAGAGGCTGTCCA
This Cyclopterus lumpus isolate fCycLum1 chromosome 17, fCycLum1.pri, whole genome shotgun sequence DNA region includes the following protein-coding sequences:
- the ptf1a gene encoding pancreas transcription factor 1 subunit alpha gives rise to the protein MDSVLDPFSGLDSFSSPAYFDDDDFFTDQSSRDRHLDADDFLDDDVDFLASHLQDYYGKDVGGRAAPQDEDYDIGDLSFSSSSSTFSYGCADSTPDLSPRMGHHHGGPLLKRRRRMRSDTEMQHLRQAANVRERRRMQSINDAFEGLRTHIPTLPYEKRLSKVDTLRLAIGYINFLAELVQSDLPIRSSSSETHAQPKKVIICHRGTRSPSPSDPDYGLPPLAGHSLSWSDEKQLREQNIIRTAKVWTPEDPRKLHNKAGLADIENEPPFGLVV